The Treponema sp. J25 genome window below encodes:
- the hisE gene encoding phosphoribosyl-ATP diphosphatase translates to MVVASIDIQDGKVVQLRQGQELVLERDDPEALAREFDRYGEIALIDLDAAMGKGDNRPLLKKLLPLGDCRVGGGIRTVDQAKELVSLGAKKIIVGSVAFRISERKGAGKEGGEFGVNHQFLEQLAKKIGPEKIIVAVDARNGEIVVDGWKTPTGLPLVETAQAVQAYAGELLYTCVEREGTMTGIDLEAVRALKQAVRCEVTVAGGVQSLEEITALSRLGCDVQLGMALYTGKVGLADAFVASLAWDKGELLPVIAQAPDGQVLMLGYADREAVAESFKRNKLCFHSRSRNTLWMKGETSGNTLDLIRMRADCDRDAILATVAPVGPTCHRGSWSCFGDQRYTWELLQSIVEERLRNPRPGSYTASLDDELVRDKVREEAEEVCTAQSHEEIVWEVADLLYFTTVLMSRAGVSVAEVLRELERRHKK, encoded by the coding sequence ATGGTAGTAGCTTCAATTGATATTCAAGATGGAAAGGTTGTGCAACTGCGGCAGGGCCAGGAACTTGTCCTTGAGCGGGACGACCCGGAAGCCCTGGCGAGGGAATTCGATCGATATGGAGAAATCGCCCTGATCGATCTGGATGCGGCCATGGGAAAGGGGGATAACCGCCCGCTTCTTAAAAAACTGCTTCCCCTCGGAGATTGCCGGGTCGGAGGTGGCATCCGAACGGTAGATCAGGCAAAGGAACTCGTGAGCCTCGGCGCCAAAAAAATCATCGTTGGATCGGTGGCGTTCCGTATTTCCGAACGGAAGGGGGCCGGAAAGGAGGGGGGCGAATTTGGCGTAAACCATCAATTTTTAGAACAGCTGGCAAAGAAGATTGGCCCTGAAAAGATTATCGTTGCGGTGGATGCCCGAAATGGAGAAATTGTGGTGGATGGATGGAAGACCCCCACGGGGCTTCCCCTTGTGGAAACGGCCCAGGCGGTCCAGGCCTACGCGGGGGAACTCCTGTATACCTGTGTGGAACGGGAAGGCACCATGACGGGGATAGATCTGGAGGCCGTCCGGGCCCTGAAACAGGCCGTCCGGTGCGAGGTGACGGTCGCCGGAGGAGTCCAGAGCCTTGAAGAAATAACAGCCCTCTCCCGCCTGGGCTGTGACGTGCAACTCGGGATGGCCCTGTATACGGGAAAGGTGGGCCTGGCCGACGCCTTTGTGGCAAGCCTTGCCTGGGATAAGGGGGAGCTTTTGCCGGTGATAGCCCAGGCGCCGGACGGCCAGGTACTGATGCTCGGCTATGCAGACCGGGAAGCGGTGGCAGAAAGCTTTAAACGGAATAAGCTGTGTTTCCACAGCCGCAGTCGCAATACCCTGTGGATGAAGGGAGAAACCAGCGGCAACACCCTTGATCTTATCCGCATGCGGGCCGACTGCGATCGGGATGCCATTCTGGCCACCGTTGCCCCCGTGGGCCCTACCTGTCATCGGGGAAGCTGGTCCTGCTTCGGGGATCAACGGTACACCTGGGAACTGTTGCAGTCTATCGTTGAAGAACGGTTGCGTAATCCCCGGCCAGGCTCGTACACCGCCAGTCTAGATGATGAATTGGTGCGAGACAAGGTCCGTGAAGAGGCCGAAGAGGTCTGTACTGCCCAGAGTCATGAGGAAATTGTCTGGGAAGTGGCGGATCTCCTGTATTTTACCACGGTCTTGATGAGCCGTGCCGGCGTATCCGTGGCGGAGGTGCTGCGAGAGCTGGAAAGAAGGCACAAAAAATAA
- a CDS encoding histidinol-phosphate transaminase, producing the protein MESPYWNVRCRSLAPYVPGEQPRERRYIKLNTNENPYPPSPRVLEAIGKAATDTLRLYPDPTCLALREAIARRYALPGPEWVFVGNGSDEILAFAFGAFFGEHPLVSEEEGLKIPSVPTRAPLLFPDVTYSFYPVYANLWEISYETIPVAEDFSIPLEAFQRPNGGIVLANPNAPTGRALPARDVRALALFQQRQGAVLLVDEAYVDFGAESVVSAVVELDNLLVVHTLSKSRSLAGLRVGYAMGNPGLIEGLRRIRDSFNSYTLDRLALAGAQAAIEDQAYYDDTNKKIIETRRWTVQSLEGLGYRVLPSAANFIFACPPSGKASSGAGAVYAYLRERGILVRYWDAPRIREYLRITIGTDEEMAALVRALKEYTE; encoded by the coding sequence ATGGAAAGTCCCTACTGGAACGTCCGCTGTCGGAGTCTTGCTCCCTATGTTCCGGGAGAGCAGCCCCGGGAGCGACGGTACATCAAACTGAATACCAACGAGAACCCCTATCCTCCTTCTCCCCGGGTTCTGGAAGCGATTGGTAAGGCCGCTACGGACACACTGAGACTCTATCCTGATCCCACCTGTCTTGCCCTGCGGGAAGCCATTGCCCGACGGTATGCCCTGCCAGGGCCTGAATGGGTGTTTGTCGGCAATGGATCGGACGAAATTCTTGCCTTCGCCTTTGGGGCCTTCTTTGGAGAACATCCCCTTGTTTCCGAGGAAGAGGGTCTTAAGATCCCTTCTGTGCCCACCCGGGCGCCGCTGCTTTTCCCTGATGTAACCTACAGTTTCTATCCGGTCTATGCGAATTTGTGGGAAATCTCCTACGAGACTATCCCCGTGGCAGAGGATTTTTCTATTCCCCTCGAGGCGTTTCAGAGACCAAACGGGGGCATCGTGCTGGCTAATCCCAACGCCCCCACGGGACGGGCGCTCCCTGCCCGGGATGTGAGGGCCCTGGCCCTGTTTCAGCAGCGACAGGGGGCGGTGCTTCTCGTGGATGAGGCCTATGTGGATTTTGGGGCCGAAAGTGTTGTTTCGGCGGTAGTGGAATTGGATAATCTCCTCGTGGTTCATACCCTGTCCAAATCCCGTTCCCTTGCGGGGCTGCGAGTGGGCTACGCGATGGGGAACCCGGGCCTTATCGAAGGCCTACGGCGAATCAGGGATTCCTTTAATTCCTATACGCTGGACCGGCTTGCCCTGGCAGGGGCCCAGGCGGCGATAGAGGATCAGGCCTACTATGACGATACAAATAAGAAAATAATCGAGACCCGACGGTGGACTGTCCAGTCTTTAGAGGGTTTGGGCTATAGGGTGCTTCCTTCGGCGGCAAACTTTATCTTTGCCTGTCCCCCCAGCGGGAAGGCTTCTTCAGGAGCTGGGGCGGTGTATGCCTACCTTCGAGAGCGGGGTATCCTGGTTCGATATTGGGATGCTCCCCGCATTCGGGAATACCTGAGGATCACCATAGGTACGGACGAAGAAATGGCTGCCTTGGTTCGGGCCTTAAAAGAGTATACAGAGTAG
- a CDS encoding histidinol dehydrogenase: MRCICGLEEFRQYWRVEQEGDFSLLDPGVDERVIKIIEDVWVNGEEALKRYTAQFDGLVPSSWQVPAGELQDALAKLQQEEPDLFESLSFAAAQIRAFAEYQRSQFQNFEVPLGEGLMAGQRVIPVRRAAVYVPAGRFPLVSTVLMGVIPAVVAGVPEIFVVSPPRKAGLPDRRILAAAALAGAQGVYAMGGAQAIAALARGTEHIPRMDLIVGPGNKYVAAAKRLLYGRVGIDFVAGPTDVLIIWDGTEAADTKKGEGPVGTPPGTLRQGESFKGGNPSSISLIVADLLAQAEHDPDARARLLVPSQKLAEEISQALEEHVQTLPTADIARASLQKGGLMVIYSSKEEAQEIANLIAPEHLELHVSDPESWVEGLYNYGSLFIGPMTAEVLGDYSAGINHTLPTGGTARFTGGLSVRHFLKTQTTLRCTEGKAVSRAYEAAERIARAEGLEAHRRSAALRIKAE; this comes from the coding sequence ATGAGGTGTATCTGTGGCCTTGAAGAATTTCGTCAGTACTGGCGGGTAGAACAGGAGGGAGATTTTTCCCTACTTGATCCAGGGGTAGACGAAAGGGTTATCAAAATTATTGAAGATGTATGGGTGAATGGGGAAGAGGCCCTAAAGCGATATACCGCTCAGTTTGATGGCCTTGTGCCCTCTTCATGGCAGGTTCCTGCCGGGGAACTGCAGGATGCCCTTGCCAAACTTCAACAGGAAGAGCCGGATCTGTTTGAAAGTCTTTCCTTTGCGGCGGCCCAGATCCGGGCCTTTGCGGAATATCAGCGCTCCCAGTTCCAGAATTTTGAAGTTCCCCTCGGCGAAGGCCTTATGGCGGGCCAGCGGGTGATTCCCGTCCGTCGGGCGGCGGTGTATGTGCCCGCGGGCCGCTTTCCCCTGGTATCGACGGTGCTGATGGGGGTTATCCCGGCGGTGGTGGCGGGGGTCCCTGAGATTTTTGTGGTTTCTCCTCCCCGCAAGGCTGGACTGCCAGACCGCCGTATTCTGGCCGCCGCCGCCCTGGCCGGGGCTCAGGGGGTGTATGCCATGGGCGGAGCCCAGGCTATTGCGGCCCTTGCCCGGGGAACGGAGCATATCCCGCGGATGGATCTCATCGTAGGACCGGGGAATAAGTATGTGGCGGCGGCAAAACGCCTGCTGTATGGGCGGGTGGGCATTGATTTTGTGGCGGGCCCCACGGATGTGCTGATTATCTGGGATGGAACAGAAGCAGCTGACACAAAAAAAGGGGAAGGCCCGGTGGGGACTCCTCCGGGAACCCTTCGCCAGGGGGAGTCTTTTAAAGGGGGGAACCCTTCATCCATCTCTCTTATTGTGGCGGATCTCCTGGCCCAGGCAGAACATGATCCCGATGCCCGGGCCCGACTGCTGGTTCCTTCTCAGAAACTGGCGGAAGAGATATCCCAGGCGTTAGAAGAGCATGTTCAGACCCTCCCGACGGCCGATATTGCCCGGGCTTCCTTACAGAAGGGGGGGCTCATGGTGATCTATTCCAGTAAAGAGGAAGCCCAGGAGATAGCCAACCTGATTGCCCCTGAACACCTGGAACTCCATGTGTCCGATCCTGAGTCCTGGGTTGAAGGGCTGTATAACTACGGATCCCTTTTCATTGGGCCCATGACCGCAGAGGTGTTGGGGGACTATTCGGCGGGGATAAACCACACCCTTCCGACCGGAGGGACCGCCCGCTTTACCGGCGGGCTTTCGGTTCGGCACTTCCTGAAAACCCAAACGACCCTCCGATGCACCGAAGGAAAGGCGGTTTCTCGAGCCTATGAAGCGGCCGAACGGATTGCCCGGGCGGAAGGCCTGGAGGCCCACCGGCGAAGCGCTGCCCTGCGGATAAAGGCAGAATAA
- the thiC gene encoding phosphomethylpyrimidine synthase ThiC produces the protein MTQLESACKSILTKEMEICAATEQVPPALVLKKLQTGQAVLPKNKRHTLERPMVIGEGFSVKVNANIGTSRGYSSLEEELAKMEVAIEAGTDALMVLSTWGDLQGLRQRIVERSPVPVGSVPIYDAAVKAYSQGKRVIDFSEEDFIEMVRTHAEDGIDFMTIHAGITRRVLDCLGGLRQGATHHRYRRYIPMVSRGGAILAGWMRQNKQENPFYRHFDEILDIAKEYDVTLSLGDGLRPGAIHDATDQAQLEELFELQPLVEQAWAHGVQVMIEGPGHVPLDEIETNIRVMKKIGKGAPIFVLGPLPTDRGVGYDHIVAAVGGALAGFYGADFLCYVTPSEHVSLPGVAEVQEGVIAARIAAIIADVARHHPRALALENRMALARSHLDWEEMFATAIHPERARKYYEERPYQEEGCSMCGPFCAIRIGESLGS, from the coding sequence TGGAAATCTGTGCGGCCACAGAACAGGTTCCTCCTGCCCTTGTTCTGAAAAAACTTCAAACGGGACAGGCCGTGCTCCCTAAAAACAAGCGGCATACTCTGGAGCGGCCAATGGTAATTGGCGAAGGTTTCTCCGTAAAGGTGAACGCCAACATCGGAACCTCCCGGGGGTATTCTTCCCTGGAAGAGGAACTTGCAAAGATGGAAGTAGCCATCGAAGCCGGGACGGATGCCCTTATGGTGCTTTCTACCTGGGGGGACTTACAGGGACTGCGCCAGCGTATCGTGGAGCGCAGTCCCGTTCCTGTAGGTTCTGTTCCCATCTATGATGCGGCGGTTAAGGCCTACAGTCAAGGGAAACGGGTTATCGATTTTTCGGAAGAAGATTTTATCGAGATGGTTCGGACCCACGCAGAGGATGGGATTGATTTTATGACCATCCATGCGGGAATAACCCGGCGGGTATTGGATTGCCTCGGTGGGTTGCGCCAGGGGGCTACCCATCATCGGTATCGTAGATATATCCCGATGGTCAGTCGCGGGGGTGCCATTCTCGCTGGCTGGATGCGGCAAAACAAACAGGAGAATCCCTTTTATCGTCATTTTGATGAGATTCTTGATATCGCCAAAGAATACGATGTGACCCTAAGTTTAGGAGATGGCCTGCGGCCAGGGGCAATTCACGACGCCACCGATCAGGCCCAGCTTGAAGAACTGTTTGAACTGCAGCCCCTTGTTGAACAGGCCTGGGCCCATGGTGTCCAGGTTATGATTGAAGGACCGGGCCATGTTCCCCTTGATGAAATAGAAACCAATATAAGAGTCATGAAAAAGATAGGAAAGGGAGCCCCCATTTTTGTCTTGGGTCCTCTTCCTACCGATAGAGGGGTGGGATACGATCATATCGTTGCTGCCGTAGGGGGTGCCCTCGCAGGTTTTTATGGGGCCGACTTTCTTTGCTATGTCACTCCTTCAGAACATGTGTCTCTCCCTGGTGTAGCCGAAGTCCAGGAGGGGGTTATAGCAGCCCGCATCGCCGCCATCATTGCTGATGTGGCCAGGCATCACCCTCGAGCCCTTGCTCTAGAAAACCGAATGGCCCTTGCCCGGTCCCATCTCGACTGGGAAGAAATGTTTGCTACAGCCATCCACCCTGAAAGGGCCCGCAAATATTATGAGGAACGGCCCTATCAAGAAGAGGGCTGTTCTATGTGTGGTCCCTTTTGTGCGATACGGATAGGGGAGTCTTTGGGGAGCTAA